A stretch of the Chelonia mydas isolate rCheMyd1 chromosome 5, rCheMyd1.pri.v2, whole genome shotgun sequence genome encodes the following:
- the SLC35D2 gene encoding UDP-N-acetylglucosamine/UDP-glucose/GDP-mannose transporter isoform X3 — protein MSAQQAEEKPAGAAHPPLPRLLSAFFYGTCSFLIVLVNKTVLTTYRFPSPMVLGIGQMATTILILYVSKLNKIIHFPDFDKSIPVKLFPLPLLYVGNHISGLTSTSKLRSDLSFNLEGYTFVLLNDIFTAANGVYTKQKMDPKELGTYGVLFYNAYFMVIPTMILSFSTGDLQQVTDFKHWTNFLFLFQFLLSCFLGFLLMYSTVLCSHYNSALTTSVVGAIKNISIAYIGMLVGGDYIFSILNFIGLNICMAGGLRYSFLTLQDHNKPKKPTDEENMS, from the exons ATGAGCGCCCAGCAGGCCGAGGAGAAGCCGGCTGGTGCCGCCCACCCGCCGCTGCCCAGGCTGCTTTCCGCCTTCTTCTATGGAACCTGCTCTTTCCTGATCGTCCTGGTGAACAAGACCGTGCTGACCACTTACCG attcCCATCTCCAATGGTTCTTGGAATTGGACAG atGGCAACCACCATACTTATTCTGTATGTGTCAAAATTAAATAAGATTATTCACTTCCCTGATTTTGACAAAAGTATCCCTGTGAAG TTGTTTCCTCTGCCTCTGCTTTATGTTGGAAATCACATAAGTGGATTAACAAGCACCAGCAAACTAAG atcagatCTCTCTTTTAATTTGGAAGGCTACACCTTTGTGTTGCTAAACGATATCTTCACAGCAGCAAATGGAGTATACACTAAACAGAAAATGGATCCAAAG GAGCTGGGAACATATGGAGTCCTTTTCTATAATGCTTATTTTATGGTGATACCCACAATGATTCTTAGCTTCTCCACTGGAGACCTTCAGCAG gTTACAGATTTCAAGCACTGGACaaactttttatttctctttcagtttcttctctcctgcttcttggG GTTTCTCTTAATGTATTCTACGGTCCTGTGCAGCCATTACAATTCTGCACTTACGACATCAGTGGTTGGTGCAATCAAG AATATATCCATCGCTTATATTGGAATGTTGGTTGGTGGAGACTACATATTCTCTATATTAAACTTTATAGGGCTAAATATTTG CATGGCAGGAGGACTGAGATATTCATTTTTAACATTACAAGACCACAACAAACCTAAGAAGCCTACAGATGAAGAAAACATGTCATGA
- the SLC35D2 gene encoding UDP-N-acetylglucosamine/UDP-glucose/GDP-mannose transporter isoform X1 — protein MSAQQAEEKPAGAAHPPLPRLLSAFFYGTCSFLIVLVNKTVLTTYRFPSPMVLGIGQMATTILILYVSKLNKIIHFPDFDKSIPVKLFPLPLLYVGNHISGLTSTSKLSLPMFTVLRKFTIPLTLLLEIIILGKRYSLGIIVSVFAIILGAFIAAGSDLSFNLEGYTFVLLNDIFTAANGVYTKQKMDPKELGTYGVLFYNAYFMVIPTMILSFSTGDLQQVTDFKHWTNFLFLFQFLLSCFLGFLLMYSTVLCSHYNSALTTSVVGAIKNISIAYIGMLVGGDYIFSILNFIGLNICMAGGLRYSFLTLQDHNKPKKPTDEENMS, from the exons ATGAGCGCCCAGCAGGCCGAGGAGAAGCCGGCTGGTGCCGCCCACCCGCCGCTGCCCAGGCTGCTTTCCGCCTTCTTCTATGGAACCTGCTCTTTCCTGATCGTCCTGGTGAACAAGACCGTGCTGACCACTTACCG attcCCATCTCCAATGGTTCTTGGAATTGGACAG atGGCAACCACCATACTTATTCTGTATGTGTCAAAATTAAATAAGATTATTCACTTCCCTGATTTTGACAAAAGTATCCCTGTGAAG TTGTTTCCTCTGCCTCTGCTTTATGTTGGAAATCACATAAGTGGATTAACAAGCACCAGCAAACTAAG TTTGCCGATGTTTACAGTGCTCAGGAAGTTTACCATTCCACTTACATTACTGCTGGAAATCATCATACTTGg GAAACGATATTCACTGGGTATTATAGTCAGTGTATTTGCCATCATTCTTGGGGCTTTCATAGCCGCTGG atcagatCTCTCTTTTAATTTGGAAGGCTACACCTTTGTGTTGCTAAACGATATCTTCACAGCAGCAAATGGAGTATACACTAAACAGAAAATGGATCCAAAG GAGCTGGGAACATATGGAGTCCTTTTCTATAATGCTTATTTTATGGTGATACCCACAATGATTCTTAGCTTCTCCACTGGAGACCTTCAGCAG gTTACAGATTTCAAGCACTGGACaaactttttatttctctttcagtttcttctctcctgcttcttggG GTTTCTCTTAATGTATTCTACGGTCCTGTGCAGCCATTACAATTCTGCACTTACGACATCAGTGGTTGGTGCAATCAAG AATATATCCATCGCTTATATTGGAATGTTGGTTGGTGGAGACTACATATTCTCTATATTAAACTTTATAGGGCTAAATATTTG CATGGCAGGAGGACTGAGATATTCATTTTTAACATTACAAGACCACAACAAACCTAAGAAGCCTACAGATGAAGAAAACATGTCATGA
- the SLC35D2 gene encoding UDP-N-acetylglucosamine/UDP-glucose/GDP-mannose transporter isoform X2, translating to MSAQQAEEKPAGAAHPPLPRLLSAFFYGTCSFLIVLVNKTVLTTYRFPSPMVLGIGQMATTILILYVSKLNKIIHFPDFDKSIPVKLFPLPLLYVGNHISGLTSTSKLRKRYSLGIIVSVFAIILGAFIAAGSDLSFNLEGYTFVLLNDIFTAANGVYTKQKMDPKELGTYGVLFYNAYFMVIPTMILSFSTGDLQQVTDFKHWTNFLFLFQFLLSCFLGFLLMYSTVLCSHYNSALTTSVVGAIKNISIAYIGMLVGGDYIFSILNFIGLNICMAGGLRYSFLTLQDHNKPKKPTDEENMS from the exons ATGAGCGCCCAGCAGGCCGAGGAGAAGCCGGCTGGTGCCGCCCACCCGCCGCTGCCCAGGCTGCTTTCCGCCTTCTTCTATGGAACCTGCTCTTTCCTGATCGTCCTGGTGAACAAGACCGTGCTGACCACTTACCG attcCCATCTCCAATGGTTCTTGGAATTGGACAG atGGCAACCACCATACTTATTCTGTATGTGTCAAAATTAAATAAGATTATTCACTTCCCTGATTTTGACAAAAGTATCCCTGTGAAG TTGTTTCCTCTGCCTCTGCTTTATGTTGGAAATCACATAAGTGGATTAACAAGCACCAGCAAACTAAG GAAACGATATTCACTGGGTATTATAGTCAGTGTATTTGCCATCATTCTTGGGGCTTTCATAGCCGCTGG atcagatCTCTCTTTTAATTTGGAAGGCTACACCTTTGTGTTGCTAAACGATATCTTCACAGCAGCAAATGGAGTATACACTAAACAGAAAATGGATCCAAAG GAGCTGGGAACATATGGAGTCCTTTTCTATAATGCTTATTTTATGGTGATACCCACAATGATTCTTAGCTTCTCCACTGGAGACCTTCAGCAG gTTACAGATTTCAAGCACTGGACaaactttttatttctctttcagtttcttctctcctgcttcttggG GTTTCTCTTAATGTATTCTACGGTCCTGTGCAGCCATTACAATTCTGCACTTACGACATCAGTGGTTGGTGCAATCAAG AATATATCCATCGCTTATATTGGAATGTTGGTTGGTGGAGACTACATATTCTCTATATTAAACTTTATAGGGCTAAATATTTG CATGGCAGGAGGACTGAGATATTCATTTTTAACATTACAAGACCACAACAAACCTAAGAAGCCTACAGATGAAGAAAACATGTCATGA